The window ATCAGTTCGATATCAAAGCCGCTGTTGGTGCCGTCTTTATCAATGCAGTTTAGGAGAATTTCTCCGGCTCCAAGGGTTTCAGAGGTTTGAGTCAATTGAACCGCATCCACGTCCCGGCCTTCGCGGCCGCCCTTCACCGTGCACTGATACCAGCAGTATCCCTCACCTTCTGGTCCGGGAAGATCGGTTTTTATGGTGTGATGAGCGGTCTCTTCCGGACTCGACACATATACCCTGCGCGGGTCCACGGAGATGACCACTGCCTGGTTGCCGTAGACATGGGATATCTGTTCGATGGAACTTTTGCCGGTTTTTTTGCCGGTGCGCAGATATTCTTCAACAGTGTAAACTGCGTCGCTGCCGATGGAAATTTTGTCGGCACCGGAGCGGAAATATTCCGAGGCCACGTCAAGAGCGGAAGAGTAAATGCCGTCTGATGCAGTATACTCCCTTATCCCGCCGCCGATGGTAAGCGGCACAAAGACGTTTTCTGAAGTGCGTTTCAAGACCTCGAGCATGGGCTGGTCTTTCATGGGGAAATCCCGGAAGCCGGTGATGTTTAAGAAGGTTATTTCATCGGCGCCTTCTTCATAATACCGGCGCGCAAGTTCCACGGGTTTTCCGAGATTCCGCACCTCGCCCTGGTCGCGGACATCGTACTGGTCGCCCTTGGTCACCACAAGATCGCCGTTGTCGTTGGTCCGTACATCGAGGCAGGCAATGATTCTTTTGGCAATTCTTGTTTTTCCTTGCTGTCCGGGAGCAAGGCTTGCCGGTAAAAGGGAATCCGAGGTAAGAAAGTTGTTGAGAATGTTGAGCCCCGCCTCGCCGCTTTTTTCAGGGTGGAACTGGAAGGCGGCGATATTGCCTTTCTGGACACCGCTGATGAATTCTTCGCCGTAATCGGTCTGAGTGAGGATCCAGTCGCGGTTTTGTTCGTTTTCTGCAGCCCGGTAAGTGTGGACAAAATAGAGCTTCTCCCCTTCATAGCCGTCAAGCAGTGGGGAAGCTTTTGCCGGCTTGATGCCGTTCCAGCCGATCTGCGGAATAGAAAGCCCGGTATCGGTAAACCGTTTCACCATGCCGGGAATGATTCCCAGTCCGGCAACCCCCAGAGACTCTTCGCTGCCTTCAAAAAGGGTCTGCAGGCCCAGGCAGATGCCAAGGAATGGCTTGTTGGATTTAATATGGGCGATGAGGGGTTCAATATAGCCCAGTTCCTTTAAGCGGGAGATGGCGCTGCCAAAACTGCCGACTCCGGGGAATATCAGTTTTTCTGCCCGGATAATGTCTTCGGGGG of the Pseudomonadota bacterium genome contains:
- the hisF gene encoding imidazole glycerol phosphate synthase subunit HisF translates to MISLLDYGAGNVRSVRNAIKKLGFEVRDVKTPEDIIRAEKLIFPGVGSFGSAISRLKELGYIEPLIAHIKSNKPFLGICLGLQTLFEGSEESLGVAGLGIIPGMVKRFTDTGLSIPQIGWNGIKPAKASPLLDGYEGEKLYFVHTYRAAENEQNRDWILTQTDYGEEFISGVQKGNIAAFQFHPEKSGEAGLNILNNFLTSDSLLPASLAPGQQGKTRIAKRIIACLDVRTNDNGDLVVTKGDQYDVRDQGEVRNLGKPVELARRYYEEGADEITFLNITGFRDFPMKDQPMLEVLKRTSENVFVPLTIGGGIREYTASDGIYSSALDVASEYFRSGADKISIGSDAVYTVEEYLRTGKKTGKSSIEQISHVYGNQAVVISVDPRRVYVSSPEETAHHTIKTDLPGPEGEGYCWYQCTVKGGREGRDVDAVQLTQTSETLGAGEILLNCIDKDGTNSGFDIELINMIRKAVTIPIIASSGAGRVEHFSEVFAKTDVEAALAAGIFHRKEIPISDVKKHMRDKGIETR